A region of Faecalibacterium taiwanense DNA encodes the following proteins:
- the dtd gene encoding D-aminoacyl-tRNA deacylase: MRAVIQAVSSASVRVNGGEPRAIGPGLMILLGVRDTDSLDIVPKLADKCAGLRIFPDAEGKLNLSAKDLGYSALVVSQFTLYGDTKKGYRPSFIKAAKPPLSVDAYELFLAEMNKQGLKDVQHGEFGADMQVALVNEGPCTIIIDTDEWKKKE, encoded by the coding sequence ATGCGTGCAGTCATTCAGGCGGTGTCTTCCGCCAGTGTGCGGGTAAACGGCGGTGAGCCGCGGGCCATCGGGCCGGGCCTTATGATCCTGCTGGGTGTCAGGGATACCGACAGTCTGGACATCGTGCCCAAGCTTGCCGATAAATGCGCAGGCCTGCGCATCTTCCCGGACGCAGAGGGCAAGCTGAATCTCAGCGCAAAGGACCTTGGCTATTCGGCTCTGGTGGTGAGCCAGTTCACCCTTTACGGCGACACGAAAAAAGGCTACCGGCCCAGCTTTATCAAGGCCGCAAAGCCGCCGCTCTCCGTGGATGCTTACGAGCTGTTCCTTGCAGAGATGAACAAACAGGGCCTGAAGGATGTTCAGCACGGCGAGTTTGGCGCGGACATGCAGGTGGCTCTTGTGAACGAAGGACCCTGCACCATTATCATCGATACCGACGAGTGGAAGAAAAAGGAGTGA
- a CDS encoding S1 RNA-binding domain-containing protein has protein sequence MAIEVGNVFEGRVTGVKPFGAFVALPEGRVGMVHISEVSNEFVQDIAAVLHDGDIVKVQVINIAPDGKIALSIKRLLPPPPRPAREGRGPAGGPRSGGPRPGGPREGGHFGAGRGGAGRPPREGGRGPARDSAPRVWQPKAPVRSDNMSFEDMMSRFKSQSEEKMADLDHETNNRRGGGYAPRGRGGRR, from the coding sequence TTGGCAATTGAGGTAGGGAACGTATTCGAGGGCCGCGTCACCGGTGTAAAGCCGTTTGGCGCTTTTGTCGCACTGCCGGAGGGCCGTGTAGGCATGGTCCATATTTCCGAGGTGTCCAACGAGTTCGTGCAGGACATTGCAGCTGTTCTGCACGATGGTGATATCGTCAAGGTGCAGGTGATCAACATTGCACCGGACGGCAAGATCGCGCTGTCCATCAAGCGCCTGCTGCCGCCGCCTCCGCGCCCGGCGCGTGAGGGCAGAGGCCCTGCAGGCGGTCCGCGCTCTGGTGGTCCCCGTCCGGGCGGCCCCCGCGAGGGTGGTCATTTTGGTGCAGGCCGCGGCGGCGCTGGCCGCCCCCCGCGTGAGGGAGGCAGAGGCCCTGCCCGCGACAGCGCACCCCGTGTATGGCAGCCCAAGGCTCCCGTCCGTTCCGATAACATGAGTTTTGAGGACATGATGAGCCGCTTCAAGAGCCAGAGCGAAGAGAAGATGGCCGATCTTGATCACGAGACCAATAACCGCCGCGGCGGTGGTTATGCGCCTCGCGGCCGCGGTGGCCGCCGCTGA
- a CDS encoding uridine kinase — translation MITIWVPKRLVEIDLYNVAARSPQALADLSEQSYAQRIDYAAQKVQLSGAKIVMLTGPSASGKTTSAHCLAKALQKRGTPAQVVSLDNFFKGAEFYPRLPDGTLDYENPDTLDLPLIKQCLRELSEMGKTVLPIYDFSAEKRSAEVEPIDLQGGVCIVEGIHALNPELTGLVKGDDIYRIYAGLREEYCIDGRRVINTQDIRLCRRTLRDAAARGRSPEKTLAMWDRVLDGETRYIKGFKTTADFLLDTSFTYELGLISKLLGVVRRQFTLEGHNAELWDETARRFEHVAPLELELLPEDSMLREFYGGAADRRAQNADV, via the coding sequence ATGATCACGATTTGGGTACCCAAACGTCTGGTTGAGATCGATCTGTACAATGTGGCAGCCCGCAGCCCGCAGGCACTTGCCGACCTGAGTGAGCAGAGCTATGCCCAAAGGATAGATTACGCCGCCCAGAAGGTGCAGCTCTCCGGCGCAAAGATCGTCATGCTCACCGGCCCGTCGGCCAGCGGCAAGACCACCAGCGCCCACTGTCTGGCGAAAGCTTTGCAAAAGCGCGGGACTCCGGCGCAGGTGGTCAGTCTGGATAATTTCTTCAAAGGCGCAGAGTTCTATCCGCGCCTGCCGGACGGCACGCTGGACTACGAGAACCCCGATACGCTGGATCTGCCTCTCATCAAGCAGTGCCTGCGGGAGCTGAGCGAGATGGGCAAGACCGTGCTGCCCATCTACGATTTCTCTGCCGAAAAGCGCTCGGCAGAGGTGGAGCCCATCGACCTGCAGGGCGGTGTATGCATCGTGGAGGGCATCCATGCGCTGAACCCGGAGCTGACCGGCCTTGTAAAGGGCGACGACATCTACCGCATCTATGCAGGCCTGCGGGAGGAATACTGCATCGATGGCCGCCGCGTCATCAACACGCAGGATATCCGCCTGTGCCGCCGCACCCTGCGGGACGCTGCAGCGCGCGGCCGCAGCCCGGAAAAGACCCTTGCCATGTGGGACCGCGTGCTGGACGGTGAGACGCGGTATATCAAGGGCTTCAAAACTACGGCAGACTTTTTGCTGGATACCTCCTTTACCTACGAGCTGGGCCTGATCTCCAAGCTGCTGGGCGTGGTGCGCCGTCAGTTCACGCTGGAAGGCCACAATGCGGAGCTGTGGGACGAGACAGCCCGCCGCTTTGAGCATGTGGCACCGCTGGAGCTGGAGCTGCTGCCGGAGGACAGCATGCTGCGGGAATTCTATGGCGGCGCAGCCGACCGCAGGGCACAGAATGCCGATGTGTGA
- the hemZ gene encoding coproporphyrinogen dehydrogenase HemZ has product MKIYITGLPSGYEVEHLVRLFYPMAPLTLTPPENAEDCVWAEKTPDGLHALVRQDGRSAERHAPLPAPVEQGGETPEFSLASLTYDLLRDWTGIRPPWGKMTGVRPVRLIHDKRAAGWTEAEIDRFFLDRFDCSQQKYQMAKAIADLQEPILKVGNEPGTYSLYIGIPFCPSRCSYCSFVSCNLDRDRKMVQPYVDCLCKEVEEIRIQADKAGLKLCSIYIGGGTPTSLSADQLRQLMGTVRANFDLSKVVEYTVEAGRPDCTDAEKLAVIKEYGATRISINPQTFSDEVLAGIGRKHSAQDILDCYAEARKAGHDDINMDLIAGLPGDTVESFERSLRQAIALDPENITVHTLTLKRASRIVIEDQKENDYADVAAMLEKCNLLAEAGYRPYYLYRQKNTLQNLENVGWCKPGHEGYYNIYIMEEVQTILSAGAGGSTKLVADGGKRMQRIFNFKYPNEYIQRFAEVLERKKGVADFYDHDLGTQTSG; this is encoded by the coding sequence ATGAAGATTTATATTACCGGCCTGCCTTCCGGCTACGAAGTGGAGCATCTGGTGCGTTTGTTTTACCCCATGGCACCGCTCACCCTCACCCCGCCGGAGAACGCCGAGGACTGCGTCTGGGCAGAAAAAACGCCGGACGGCCTGCATGCACTGGTGCGTCAGGACGGCAGAAGTGCTGAACGACACGCACCGCTGCCCGCGCCTGTGGAACAGGGCGGCGAGACCCCGGAATTCAGCCTTGCCAGCCTGACCTATGATCTGCTGCGGGATTGGACCGGCATCCGCCCGCCATGGGGCAAAATGACCGGTGTGCGCCCGGTGCGGCTCATCCACGACAAGCGCGCCGCAGGCTGGACGGAAGCGGAGATCGACCGCTTCTTCCTTGACCGGTTCGACTGCTCCCAGCAGAAATACCAGATGGCCAAGGCCATTGCCGACCTGCAGGAGCCAATTTTGAAAGTGGGCAATGAACCCGGGACCTACAGCCTGTACATCGGCATCCCGTTCTGCCCGTCCCGGTGTAGCTACTGCAGCTTTGTCAGCTGCAATCTGGACCGCGACCGCAAGATGGTGCAGCCTTATGTGGACTGTCTGTGCAAAGAGGTGGAAGAGATCCGCATTCAGGCAGACAAGGCAGGCCTGAAACTGTGCAGCATCTACATCGGCGGCGGCACGCCCACCAGCCTGTCTGCCGACCAGCTGCGGCAGCTGATGGGCACGGTCCGGGCGAATTTTGACCTCTCGAAGGTCGTGGAATATACGGTGGAGGCGGGCCGTCCGGACTGCACGGATGCCGAAAAGCTGGCGGTCATTAAGGAATACGGCGCTACCCGCATCTCCATCAACCCGCAGACCTTCTCGGACGAGGTGCTGGCGGGCATTGGGCGCAAGCACTCGGCGCAGGACATTCTGGACTGCTATGCCGAAGCGCGCAAGGCCGGTCATGATGATATCAACATGGACCTGATCGCCGGCCTGCCCGGCGACACGGTGGAAAGTTTTGAGCGCAGCCTGCGGCAGGCCATCGCGCTGGACCCGGAGAACATCACCGTGCACACCCTCACCCTCAAGCGCGCTTCCCGCATCGTCATTGAGGACCAGAAGGAAAACGACTACGCTGACGTCGCCGCCATGCTGGAAAAGTGCAATCTGCTGGCCGAGGCGGGTTACCGGCCCTACTACCTCTACCGCCAGAAGAATACTCTGCAGAACCTGGAAAACGTGGGCTGGTGCAAGCCGGGCCACGAGGGATATTACAACATCTATATCATGGAGGAAGTCCAGACCATCCTCTCCGCCGGTGCAGGCGGCAGCACCAAGCTGGTGGCCGACGGCGGAAAACGGATGCAGCGCATTTTCAATTTTAAGTATCCGAACGAATATATCCAGCGTTTTGCGGAGGTGCTGGAACGCAAAAAAGGAGTGGCTGATTTTTATGATCACGATTTGGGTACCCAAACGTCTGGTTGA
- a CDS encoding MBL fold metallo-hydrolase encodes MQAFHIPGAAPLYTNTFLLISDAGHAVVIDPSADAQTYDKILKENNAQLTTILCTHGHYDHVGSAEALRTEWNAKLYCEAADLAGDRMYPLSAADCGYAEGETVSVDELQFTVWHTPGHTPGGVVLLCGEYLFCGDTLFAGSIGRTDLEGGSSAQMAESLRKLAKLPIPRGTQVLPGHGEFSTFGDELDNNYFIRSAVRGNNDLF; translated from the coding sequence ATGCAGGCTTTTCATATTCCGGGCGCTGCGCCGCTGTATACCAATACCTTCCTGCTCATTTCCGACGCAGGCCATGCCGTGGTCATTGATCCGTCGGCAGATGCGCAGACCTACGATAAAATTTTAAAGGAAAACAATGCGCAGCTCACCACCATCCTGTGCACCCACGGCCACTACGACCATGTGGGCAGCGCCGAAGCCTTGCGCACCGAGTGGAACGCAAAGCTCTACTGTGAGGCTGCCGACCTTGCAGGCGACCGCATGTATCCGCTGAGCGCAGCGGACTGCGGCTACGCAGAAGGGGAGACTGTCTCGGTAGACGAGCTGCAGTTCACGGTCTGGCACACGCCCGGCCATACGCCCGGCGGCGTGGTGCTGCTGTGCGGCGAGTATCTCTTCTGCGGCGATACCCTGTTTGCAGGCAGCATCGGCCGTACCGATCTGGAGGGCGGCAGCAGTGCACAGATGGCCGAGAGTCTGCGTAAACTGGCAAAGCTGCCCATCCCGCGCGGCACGCAGGTGCTGCCCGGCCATGGCGAGTTCTCCACCTTTGGCGATGAACTGGACAACAATTACTTCATCCGCAGCGCTGTGCGCGGCAACAATGATTTATTTTAA
- a CDS encoding MazG family protein, which produces MLDWQPKAPYTAEQLLEILRILRDPENGCPWDKVQTHASIRKNFLEETCEALEAIDADDPQLMQEELGDVLMQVAFHAVIEEERGRFTFEDVCREVCEKLVFRHPNIFASSAAQNAGINGWDALKNKEKGRTTLADELGTVPVTLPALMRAQKLQKRADRCGAEQSAPETARQALRAALDGWNREQDAQAAGELLFAAANAMRLAGVDAEEALTFASKRYCAELLAQKEQSGTQVE; this is translated from the coding sequence GTGCTGGACTGGCAGCCAAAGGCACCCTATACGGCAGAGCAGCTGCTGGAAATTCTGCGTATCCTGCGGGACCCGGAGAACGGCTGTCCGTGGGATAAGGTACAGACCCATGCTTCCATCCGGAAGAACTTTCTGGAAGAGACCTGCGAAGCGCTGGAGGCCATTGATGCTGACGATCCGCAGTTGATGCAGGAAGAGCTGGGCGATGTGCTGATGCAGGTGGCGTTCCACGCGGTGATCGAAGAAGAGCGCGGGCGCTTTACTTTTGAGGATGTCTGCCGTGAGGTGTGCGAGAAGCTGGTGTTCCGGCATCCGAACATCTTTGCGTCCTCGGCGGCACAAAATGCGGGTATAAACGGCTGGGATGCGCTCAAAAATAAGGAAAAGGGCCGCACCACTCTGGCTGATGAGCTGGGCACAGTGCCGGTTACGCTGCCTGCTTTGATGCGTGCCCAGAAGCTGCAGAAGCGTGCCGACCGCTGCGGGGCAGAGCAGTCTGCGCCGGAAACGGCACGGCAGGCTTTGCGGGCAGCACTGGACGGCTGGAACCGGGAACAGGACGCACAGGCGGCGGGAGAACTGCTGTTTGCTGCGGCCAATGCCATGCGGCTGGCTGGTGTGGACGCGGAGGAAGCGCTGACCTTCGCATCCAAGCGCTATTGTGCAGAACTGCTGGCGCAGAAAGAACAAAGCGGTACTCAGGTCGAGTGA
- a CDS encoding bifunctional (p)ppGpp synthetase/guanosine-3',5'-bis(diphosphate) 3'-pyrophosphohydrolase, which yields MPEGKKAAVPAPKPVREEDLYSAKTHLHQPVPVQETATVSATAQLADAPEGALPSEVRPEIVTWEKLCEAIKASGRSYNMEMIEKAYNLANTAHKGVCRRSGEPYICHPLAVARLVLDLGMDSESIAAALLHDVVEDTPTTLDDLKAAFGEEVALLVDGVTKLTKIQFSNIEELQAENLRKMLLAMSRDVRVMIIKLCDRLHNMRTGDAWPEQKRRDKARETMEVYAPIANRLGILNVKEELEDRSLHYLDPVGYEEISRMLSERAGEEFLAKVSGVIERRLAESGIEGATIKRRVKSIYGIYRKTIMQNKSFDEIYDIYAVRVILDTLAECYSTLGLIHDMYHPLPNRFKDYISTPKPNGYQSLHTTVIGHEGIPFEVQIRTRKMDEQAEYGVAAHWKYKEGLDGHDKLDERLAWVSQLLENQRVSEDSGNLLHDLKSDLLPEEVFAFTPKGDVINLPTGATCIDFAYAIHSAVGNRMVGCKVNNRMVPIDHIVSTGEIIEVILGPADKGPSRDWLKIVRTSEAKSKIRNWFKKMRREENITQGRDALARELRREMIIIPDDQLDDFINSCSRRLRQNNAEELYAAIGYGGMTIANCLPKLKEEWQKLKASEEKAGEDLPKVDLSRVHATDGVVVEGFDNTPIKFAKCCSPLPGDPIVGFITRGFGVSIHKQSCVNAISSMKDPTNAPRWVKAYWADSVRDSYKAGIEIIALNRNELLQDVLAALADIRVPIYAVNARQVENNCAMVSLTIGINNTEHLNRVVARLSKVKDVLKVTRS from the coding sequence ATGCCAGAGGGAAAGAAAGCTGCGGTCCCTGCACCGAAGCCGGTGCGGGAAGAGGATCTCTACTCCGCAAAGACCCACCTGCATCAGCCGGTACCGGTGCAGGAAACGGCTACCGTTTCTGCAACAGCACAGCTGGCCGATGCCCCGGAAGGCGCGCTGCCTTCGGAGGTGCGGCCGGAGATCGTTACCTGGGAAAAACTGTGTGAGGCCATCAAGGCCAGCGGCCGCTCCTACAATATGGAGATGATCGAAAAGGCATATAACCTTGCCAACACTGCCCACAAGGGGGTGTGCCGCCGCAGCGGCGAGCCGTATATCTGCCATCCGCTGGCTGTGGCACGACTGGTGCTGGATCTTGGCATGGACTCCGAGAGCATTGCTGCGGCCCTGCTGCACGATGTGGTGGAGGACACTCCCACTACACTGGACGACCTGAAAGCCGCCTTTGGCGAGGAAGTTGCCCTGCTGGTGGACGGCGTGACCAAGCTGACCAAGATTCAGTTCTCTAACATTGAGGAACTGCAGGCTGAAAACCTGCGCAAGATGCTGCTGGCCATGAGCCGCGATGTGCGCGTGATGATCATTAAGCTGTGCGACCGGCTGCACAACATGCGCACCGGTGATGCATGGCCGGAACAGAAGCGCCGCGATAAAGCCCGCGAGACCATGGAGGTGTATGCCCCCATCGCCAACCGTCTGGGCATCCTGAACGTGAAGGAAGAGCTGGAAGACCGCAGCCTGCATTACCTTGACCCTGTGGGCTACGAGGAGATCAGCCGGATGCTCAGTGAGCGTGCAGGCGAGGAGTTCCTTGCAAAGGTGTCCGGTGTGATCGAGCGGCGGCTGGCCGAAAGCGGCATTGAGGGCGCTACCATCAAGCGCCGCGTCAAGAGCATTTACGGCATCTATCGCAAGACCATCATGCAGAACAAGTCCTTTGATGAGATCTACGATATCTATGCGGTGCGGGTCATTCTGGATACGCTGGCCGAGTGCTACAGCACTCTGGGCCTCATCCACGATATGTACCATCCGCTGCCCAACCGCTTCAAGGACTATATCTCCACTCCCAAGCCCAATGGCTACCAGAGCCTGCACACCACCGTCATCGGCCACGAGGGCATCCCCTTTGAGGTGCAGATCCGCACCCGCAAGATGGACGAGCAGGCCGAGTACGGCGTTGCGGCTCACTGGAAGTATAAAGAAGGTCTGGATGGCCACGACAAGCTGGACGAACGTCTGGCATGGGTGAGCCAGCTGTTGGAAAACCAGCGCGTCAGCGAGGATTCCGGCAATCTGCTGCACGACCTCAAGAGCGACCTGCTGCCGGAGGAAGTGTTTGCCTTTACGCCCAAGGGCGATGTCATCAACCTGCCCACCGGCGCTACCTGCATCGATTTTGCCTATGCGATCCATTCGGCGGTGGGCAACCGCATGGTGGGCTGCAAGGTGAACAACCGCATGGTGCCCATCGACCACATCGTTTCCACCGGCGAGATCATCGAAGTGATCCTTGGCCCGGCGGACAAAGGCCCCAGCCGCGACTGGCTCAAGATCGTGCGCACCAGCGAAGCGAAGAGTAAGATCCGAAACTGGTTCAAAAAGATGCGCCGCGAGGAAAATATCACGCAGGGACGTGATGCACTGGCCCGTGAGCTGCGCAGGGAAATGATCATCATTCCGGACGACCAGCTGGACGATTTTATCAACAGCTGTTCCCGCCGCCTGCGCCAGAACAATGCCGAGGAACTTTATGCCGCCATCGGCTACGGCGGCATGACCATTGCCAACTGCCTGCCCAAGCTCAAGGAGGAGTGGCAGAAGCTGAAAGCTTCGGAGGAAAAGGCCGGGGAAGACCTGCCCAAGGTGGACCTGAGCCGTGTGCACGCTACCGACGGCGTGGTGGTGGAAGGCTTCGATAACACCCCCATCAAGTTTGCCAAGTGCTGCAGCCCGCTGCCGGGCGACCCCATCGTGGGCTTTATCACCCGCGGCTTTGGCGTTTCCATCCACAAGCAGAGCTGCGTGAACGCCATTTCCAGCATGAAGGATCCCACCAACGCCCCCCGCTGGGTCAAGGCGTACTGGGCCGACAGCGTCAGGGACAGCTATAAGGCCGGCATTGAGATCATTGCGCTGAACCGCAACGAGCTGCTGCAGGATGTGCTGGCTGCGCTGGCGGATATCCGGGTGCCCATCTATGCGGTGAACGCCCGTCAAGTGGAAAACAACTGCGCCATGGTCAGCCTGACCATCGGCATCAACAATACCGAGCACCTCAACCGTGTGGTCGCAAGACTTTCCAAGGTGAAGGACGTGCTCAAGGTGACAAGGAGCTAA
- a CDS encoding septum formation initiator family protein: MAAPDRRKRKKKVVVKTLVRVFFVLLLLSMLAAYISNQVTISSKRAELDTLNEQIAQQKTENEEMQRILSGDADQITEWVARDSYNYAAPNERIFVDVTGS, from the coding sequence ATGGCAGCACCGGACCGCAGAAAACGCAAGAAGAAAGTGGTCGTTAAAACGCTTGTACGGGTGTTTTTTGTCCTGCTGCTGCTGAGTATGCTGGCAGCATACATTTCCAATCAGGTCACCATCAGCTCCAAACGTGCGGAGCTGGACACGCTGAACGAGCAGATCGCCCAGCAAAAGACTGAAAACGAGGAGATGCAGCGCATTCTCAGCGGCGATGCAGACCAGATCACCGAGTGGGTCGCGCGGGATTCTTACAATTACGCTGCACCCAACGAGCGCATCTTTGTGGATGTGACCGGCAGCTGA
- a CDS encoding RNA-binding S4 domain-containing protein, which yields MRLDKYLKVSRLIKRRTVANEVADAGRILINGKIAKASQAVKAGDIIEVTFGNRPIKVKVLSDVEPRTKDVAREMYEIIAEGEQA from the coding sequence ATGCGTCTGGATAAATATTTGAAAGTTTCGCGTCTGATCAAGCGCCGCACCGTGGCAAACGAGGTGGCCGATGCAGGCCGCATCCTCATCAACGGCAAGATCGCCAAGGCCAGTCAGGCCGTTAAGGCGGGCGACATCATCGAGGTGACCTTCGGCAACCGGCCCATCAAGGTAAAGGTGCTCTCGGATGTGGAGCCGCGCACCAAGGATGTGGCCCGCGAGATGTACGAGATCATTGCGGAGGGCGAGCAGGCATAA
- a CDS encoding HU family DNA-binding protein, with the protein MTKTDLIAQVAANTEMSKKSAEQAVNAVFEALSKAMSEGEKITISGFGTFEMRERAERQGINPRTREPITIAASRSIVFKPGKSLKDTL; encoded by the coding sequence ATGACGAAGACCGATCTGATCGCACAGGTTGCTGCGAACACTGAGATGAGCAAGAAGAGCGCTGAGCAGGCTGTCAATGCTGTGTTTGAAGCACTGAGCAAGGCCATGTCTGAGGGCGAAAAGATCACCATTTCCGGCTTTGGCACCTTTGAGATGCGTGAGCGCGCCGAGCGTCAGGGCATCAACCCCCGCACCCGTGAGCCGATCACCATTGCCGCTTCCCGCAGCATCGTGTTCAAGCCCGGCAAGTCCCTGAAGGACACCCTGTAA
- a CDS encoding zinc ribbon domain-containing protein, translated as MDFNKIKEMGLEYAEKGKNAALDLAEKGKTQALIVNEQGKLLKAQRQLGALVYSLAKGKEENQPLVDKYIEMIDNIEQEIARLKASLTPAEAAEAEYVVHEEVPADQPEEHKACPQCGAPVSDDALFCNKCGAQL; from the coding sequence ATGGATTTCAACAAGATCAAGGAAATGGGTCTGGAATATGCCGAAAAAGGCAAGAACGCTGCGCTGGACCTGGCCGAAAAGGGCAAGACTCAGGCTTTGATCGTAAATGAGCAGGGCAAGCTGCTCAAGGCACAGCGCCAGTTGGGCGCACTGGTGTACAGTCTGGCCAAGGGCAAGGAAGAAAACCAGCCGCTGGTGGATAAGTATATCGAGATGATCGATAACATCGAGCAGGAGATCGCCCGCCTGAAAGCATCCCTGACCCCGGCGGAAGCTGCCGAGGCGGAATATGTGGTGCACGAGGAAGTTCCTGCTGACCAGCCGGAAGAGCACAAAGCCTGCCCGCAGTGCGGTGCTCCCGTCTCGGACGATGCACTGTTCTGCAACAAGTGCGGTGCACAGCTGTAA
- a CDS encoding YabP/YqfC family sporulation protein, with the protein MPEKTPRDPQPAPHDLILESRARLTVTGVQKVLHCNADSAAMETGKGTLHLTGAQLNMAALDLETGEAKFTGRIDTLEYTASAPAGGFLRRLLR; encoded by the coding sequence ATGCCGGAAAAAACACCCAGAGACCCGCAGCCCGCGCCGCACGATCTGATCTTGGAAAGCCGCGCCCGCCTGACGGTGACCGGTGTGCAGAAGGTACTGCACTGCAATGCCGACAGCGCTGCCATGGAAACGGGCAAGGGCACGCTGCACCTGACCGGGGCGCAGCTGAACATGGCGGCGCTGGATCTGGAGACCGGGGAGGCGAAGTTCACCGGCCGCATCGACACGCTGGAATATACGGCCAGCGCACCGGCGGGCGGTTTTCTGCGCCGCCTGCTGCGATGA